GTCCAAAAGTAATGACACCTTAGAAGATGAGGTTATTGAGATAGAAGATAAAGGAAATTTGTTGCCTGAAGAAGGGAACAGTCTTATTTCAGAGGAACCCATTTCTACTGTTATTCTGATTAATTCTTCAATATGTACCATGCAAAGGATTGCTGTACTGGAAGACAGTAAATTAGTGGAGTTATTACTGGAACCGGTTAAAACTAATGTGCAGTGTGACAGTGTGTATCTAGGGGTGGTCACAAAACTTGTTCCCCATATGGGAGGTGCTTTTGTAAATATTGGAAATTCTAGACACTCTCTTATGGACATCAAGCAAAACAGGGAACCATTTATATTCCCTCCATTTCGTCAAAGGACAAAGAAACGAGAAATCAATGGTTCTGTTATTGGATCACTTGAAAAGCATCCAACTGCCATTGACAATGTGTGCACATCTCATGATAGAGTAGTCATTGCTGATAATACAGAAGTTGACTCTCGGGATGATCCTGTACAATCTATGCACAATGACTATGAGGAACATGAAGTTGAGGATGATTTCAATATTTCAGAAGTTCTTGAGGAAAATGTAAATGGTGGTATACTCGATTATGATGAAGCGGAAGCTGATTTTGAGGACTGTTTAGATCGAAGTGAACATCACCTGGAAGGTGAAACTATTGACCATTCCCTTCCTGTAGACATAAATGGTTCAAATGATTCTCAAATGTCTCATCTCCAACATATGAAGGATTCTAGGCATATGTTCAATAATGACAACAAGTGGGCCCAAGTTCGAAAGGGCACCAAAATTGTTGTACAAGTTGTCAAAGAGGGACTGGGTACAAAAGGTCCAACGCTAACGGCTTATCCAAAATTAAGAAGCAGATTCTGGGTATGATTATCTCAAGAATTCTTTGTTTGTCATATATTCAACCATTAGTTTGTGTTTAATCTGAATGAACTCTCCTGGCTTGCAGATACTGATTACTTGTTGTGATAGAATTggcatttcaaaaaaaatttctggtgTTGAGCGTACACGGTTGAAAGTCATTGCAAAAACTTTGCAGCCTCAGGGTTTTGGTCTGACAGTAAGGACTGTTGCGACTGGTCATTCTTTAGAGGAATTGCAGAAGGACTTGGATGGTTTACTTTCAACCTGGAAAAATATAATGGAACATGCCAAATCTGCAGCTCTTGCAGCAGATGAAGGTGTTGAGGGTGCCATTCCCGTTATTCTCCATAGGGCAATGGGTCAAACACTCTCAGTTGTTCAGGATTATTTTAATGATCAGGTGAGTACCTGTCTCTGTCTAACTCCTGATTCTCCTATTATCTATGCgatctttattgctttattgcAACTTGATAACCCAACAATCTCATTCCCTAGTTGTATTCTTTATTATGACTTACATTCAGGTTCAGCGAATGGTAGTTGACTCGCCAAGGACATATCATGAGGTATGACATCAGCAGAATACCAGAGAGGACTATCTTACTGGATAAGGACCCATGTTTGTGTGTCTTCCTGATTTAGGTTTTTCATTCGTTTCCTTTCTAGCAAGTCTTGAGTGAGGAGGGTAGGATTATTGCCTTTAGTAGAACATAAACTTGTGTACATGGGGTTGGTCCACAGTCCCATATATCACAGAATTGGTCGTTTGAGCTGAATATTCAAAATGAACTTATATGGGTGTATACCTGGCAGAGGTTATGACACGTTTTTCTAGTAGATAGCCAGTCAAATGGGGATGAGTAAAGAATTTTTCTACTTAATACTTTCTTTTTCTGTAACTGCTGTGTTATAGTCCCTTGCTCTCTGCAGATTTAATTTAGATTTCTAGAGATCTCGTCTTTACTTTTCTCCTATGAACATAACCAATGTCAGCATTTGCTATGTCATTTTCCAGGTTACCAATTATCTTCAGGAAATTGCCCCTGATCTTTGTGATCGAGTTGAGTTATACGATAAAAGAATTCCTCTTTTTAGTGAATTTAACATTGAAGAAGAGATCAATAATATCCTGAGTAAAAGGTGAGGTTCAGCATTGCTCATGTTGTCAATTTCCACGTTACCTAGCATAGAGGATGCATAAAGAAGCTTTTTGTTCATTGATCTATGTGTTTTGATTACTATGTTGGTGAATCATCAATTCAAAAGGCTTAAGCTGTTAAGAAGTGAGTCAACGATGTATATCATGCAGAACCCCACATTAACACACTCAATACACCTTTATGCATTGACCTAGgtttttgaaacaaattttggaCTTGTAGAAATAATTATGATGAAGCCTCCAAGAACAAAATATGGCATTAGGGGCAATGGAATTCAACTTTCCTGATATTTCAGCCCATCACAAAAGACGATCTAATGAACTACTTTTTAGTTGGTTTCACACATCTGTTGGCACATCCCACAATAAATTTGTACCTTGAAGTTGAAAACAGatgatatttaattttttgcacTAGCTCCATAGTGTTGAAAGTATGGTTGAAGAATCAGCACATCACCAAAG
This window of the Corylus avellana chromosome ca5, CavTom2PMs-1.0 genome carries:
- the LOC132180431 gene encoding ribonuclease E/G-like protein, chloroplastic isoform X2 — protein: MGFMDRGDISSHTIFNISSSQSGLTDEDEIVKILARDSIESKPFLHDSTVKDILYSREDTTSVTHNGSNSDRVFTEKDQPVEEPWLLASPLLFPISKDKMGSDVSKSNDTLEDEVIEIEDKGNLLPEEGNSLISEEPISTVILINSSICTMQRIAVLEDSKLVELLLEPVKTNVQCDSVYLGVVTKLVPHMGGAFVNIGNSRHSLMDIKQNREPFIFPPFRQRTKKREINGSVIGSLEKHPTAIDNVCTSHDRVVIADNTEVDSRDDPVQSMHNDYEEHEVEDDFNISEVLEENVNGGILDYDEAEADFEDCLDRSEHHLEGETIDHSLPVDINGSNDSQMSHLQHMKDSRHMFNNDNKWAQVRKGTKIVVQVVKEGLGTKGPTLTAYPKLRSRFWILITCCDRIGISKKISGVERTRLKVIAKTLQPQGFGLTVRTVATGHSLEELQKDLDGLLSTWKNIMEHAKSAALAADEGVEGAIPVILHRAMGQTLSVVQDYFNDQVQRMVVDSPRTYHEVTNYLQEIAPDLCDRVELYDKRIPLFSEFNIEEEINNILSKRVPLANGGSLVIEQTEALVSIDVNGGHGVFGHGTSQEKAILDVNLAAAKQIARELRLRDIGGIIVVDFIDMTDDSNKRLVYEEVKKAVERDRSMVKVSELSRHGLMEITRKRVRPSVTFMISEPCTCCHATGRVEALETSFSKIEQEICQLLAMMDQEANPENPKSWPKFILRVDHHMCNYLTSGKRTRLAILSSSLKVWILIKVARGFTRGGFELKPLTDEKANKNQHQAAISLLRPTETRTNNPGKKVTLIPVKRWKTGGK